A window of the Miscanthus floridulus cultivar M001 chromosome 14, ASM1932011v1, whole genome shotgun sequence genome harbors these coding sequences:
- the LOC136505023 gene encoding uncharacterized protein isoform X2, translated as MPAATSVGKAKLDLLYRDASASAVSLIRYSKESKSYIDFGSGFVLYDDSIKTVILTSAEVFDEDEEDIIVCFSNGETKQASVFVSDVSSIYTSLVVDSIGSSNPVVFSRTVARGELVFTVSRVLAEITRPGIYTGSVIHPRCVSVSTHSGKPVNKYDDLFALSCPVAGPCGELQRPATMEALEIQLMNKTSK; from the exons ATGCCTGCG GCCACATCGGTTGGTAAAGCAAAGCTGGACCTTCTGTATCGTGATGCATCCGCGTCAGCTGTGTCTCTTATTCGGTATTCCAAGGAGTCAAAAAGCTACATTGATTTTGGATCAGGGTTTGTGCTATATGATGATAGCATTAAAACAGTGATTCTGACCAGTGCTGAGGTCTTCGATGAAGACGAGGAGGACATCATTGTTTGTTTTAGTAATGGCGAAACTAAACAAGCGTCGGTCTTTGTTAGTGATGTCAGTTCAATTTACACAAGCTTGGTGGTTGATAGCATTGGGTCCAGCAATCCTGTTGTTTTCAGTAGAACTGTTGCAAGGGGAGAACTTGTTTTTACAGTTTCAAGGGTGCTGGCAGAAATTACACGTCCAGGCATCTATACAGGCTCTGTAAT CCATCCGAGATGTGTGTCAGTGAGTACACACTCAGGGAAGCCAGTGAACAAGTACGATGATCTGTTCGCCCTCAGTTGTCCTGTGGCGGGACCCTGCGGAGAGCTCCAAAGGCCTGCAACTATG GAAGCGTTGGAAATCCAGCTGATGAACAAGACATCGAAATAG
- the LOC136505023 gene encoding uncharacterized protein isoform X1, which translates to MPAATSVGKAKLDLLYRDASASAVSLIRYSKESKSYIDFGSGFVLYDDSIKTVILTSAEVFDEDEEDIIVCFSNGETKQASVFVSDVSSIYTSLVVDSIGSSNPVVFSRTVARGELVFTVSRVLAEITRPGIYTGSVIHPRCVSVSTHSGKPVNKYDDLFALSCPVAGPCGELQRPATMVRLIGAPVFNLKCEVVGVIERSSQNKKRWKSS; encoded by the exons ATGCCTGCG GCCACATCGGTTGGTAAAGCAAAGCTGGACCTTCTGTATCGTGATGCATCCGCGTCAGCTGTGTCTCTTATTCGGTATTCCAAGGAGTCAAAAAGCTACATTGATTTTGGATCAGGGTTTGTGCTATATGATGATAGCATTAAAACAGTGATTCTGACCAGTGCTGAGGTCTTCGATGAAGACGAGGAGGACATCATTGTTTGTTTTAGTAATGGCGAAACTAAACAAGCGTCGGTCTTTGTTAGTGATGTCAGTTCAATTTACACAAGCTTGGTGGTTGATAGCATTGGGTCCAGCAATCCTGTTGTTTTCAGTAGAACTGTTGCAAGGGGAGAACTTGTTTTTACAGTTTCAAGGGTGCTGGCAGAAATTACACGTCCAGGCATCTATACAGGCTCTGTAAT CCATCCGAGATGTGTGTCAGTGAGTACACACTCAGGGAAGCCAGTGAACAAGTACGATGATCTGTTCGCCCTCAGTTGTCCTGTGGCGGGACCCTGCGGAGAGCTCCAAAGGCCTGCAACTATGGTCAGATTGATTGGTGCTCCAGTTTTCAATTTGAAGTGTGAGGTGGTGGGTGTTATTGAGCGATCTAGTCAGAACAA GAAGCGTTGGAAATCCAGCTGA